In Nicotiana tabacum cultivar K326 chromosome 21, ASM71507v2, whole genome shotgun sequence, one DNA window encodes the following:
- the LOC142175188 gene encoding uncharacterized protein LOC142175188 — MHSIGEKHKKVAPFKKNNYVCLSYYLEDENRPILRVSVVEKSVELTNSPPMEQHYSHGLDDIEEDLLNIDIPKMDPLNMDIPETEEEEYANFSGVEGNSQEVEATTQSNHNYEDGTKFYKVLSFKNKRELVVSLKLSSLKASFCFKLVKSTKFVYCVKYVDNNCKWWLRAIKYIRTDRIYITRYKNEHTCESQHLTEKYPHASVNVIGEYIHYKFEEGRGPSNKEIMETVRLDLGCNVSYYKCMKGGHIAKAMYRYALRKANERSKTALKLDNCGKFQYFFVAYEAWIQGFLFMRKVIAIGGTFLMGKYRGVLLSAVTQDSENHIFPVAFCVLDKECDAAYEYFFEQLSSIHPDSVELCIISDRHISIANGISKFYPQAHHGFFIRHLVENIRKNFYCGDLLHHYYSAAKAYRIDKFNDHFQQINNNDVRVSKYLEEDVRFHKWSRAHFPGNMYINVNSLVKHI; from the exons ATGCATAGCATTGGTGAAAAGCACAAGAAAGTAGCtccctttaaaaaaaataattatgtttGTTTGAGCTATTATTTGGAAGATGAAAATAGGCCCATTCTAAGGGTATCTGTGGTTGAAAAATCGGTAGAACTTACAAATTCACCTCCAATGGAACAACATTATAGCCATGGATTGGATGATATAGAAGAAGATCTTTTGAATATCGATATTCCAAAAATGGATCCTTTGAATATGGATATTCCAGAAACCGAAGAAGAAGAATATGCAAACTTTTCTGGAGTTGAAGGCAACTCACAAGAGGTAGAAGCAACAACACAAAGCAACCACAATTATGAAGACGGCACGAAGTTTTATAAGGTTTTAAGTTTCAAAAACAAGCGCGAGCTAGTTGTGTCACTGAAGCTTTCTTCCTTGAAGGCTTCTTTCTGTTTCAAATTAGTGAAGAGTACTAAATTTGTGTACTGTGTCAAATACGTAGATAACAATTGCAAGTGGTGGTTGCGAGCCATCAAATATATAAGAACTGACAGGATTTATATTACGAGGTACAAGAATGAGCACACATGCGAGTCACAACATCTTACAGAAAAGTATCCACACGCCTCAGTGAATGTCATTGGTGAATACATACATTATAAGTTTGAAGAGGGCAGAGGTCCATCTAACAAAGAAATTATGGAAACGGTTCGTTTAGATTTGGGTTGTAATGTTAGTTATTATAAGTGTATGAAGGGAGGTCATATTGCAAAGGCTATG TACCGCTACGCGCTTAGGAAGGCAAATGAAAGAAGCAAGACAGCACTGAAGCTTGATAACTGTGGGAAGTTTCAATACTTTTTTGTAGCTTATGAAGCTTGGATTCAGGGGTTTTTGTTTATGAGGAAAGTCATAGCCATTGGTGGGACATTTTTGATGGGAAAATATCGTGGAGTGTTGTTGTCTGCCGTGACACAGGATTCAGAGAACCATATTTTTCCTGTGGCATTTTGTGTATTAGACAAGGAGTGTGATGCCGCATATGAATATTTTTTTGAACAATTGTCTAGCATACACCCCGACAGTGTTGAGTTGTGTATAATTTCTGATAGGCACATAAGCATAGCAAATGGGATCTCAAAATTTTACCCTCAGGCTCATCACGGATTTTTCATAAGGCACCTTGTTGAAAATATTCGCAAAAATTTTTATTGCGGCGATTTGCTTCACCATTATTATTCTGCAGCTAAAGCATATAGGATTGATAAGTTCAATGATCATTTTCAACAAATCAATAATAACGACGTAAGAGTTTCCAAGTATCTTGAGGAGGATGTTAGGTTTCACAAATGGAGCAGAGCGCACTTCCCTGGTAATATGTACATTAATGTGAACTCCCTGGTAAAACATATTTGA